One genomic segment of Hordeum vulgare subsp. vulgare chromosome 2H, MorexV3_pseudomolecules_assembly, whole genome shotgun sequence includes these proteins:
- the LOC123431505 gene encoding uncharacterized protein LOC123431505 codes for MALVPHGGGASGSVLMAMPMLTSDNYTVWAIRAQAILDVHTVWEAVAPGDAVVNTKKDKAARVMLLGTLPEDVLLQVATKLTAKEVWDSLKVRFVGADRVRTARLATLRGDFDRLKMTDGEALDAYAGRLAGMTARFASLGETLGDAVLVKKLLDIVPDRLFPVVAGIEQFCDVTTMAFDEAFGRLRAFDERVQRRGQDGGERGGEQLLLTAAQWAAREEAAATTTRTF; via the coding sequence ATGGCGCTCGTCCCAcacggcggcggcgcgagcggATCGGTGTTGATGGCGATGCCGATGCTCACGTCGGACAACTACACGGTGTGGGCGATCAGGGCGCAGGCGATCCTCGACGTCCACACCGTATGGGAGGCGGTGGCACCGGGCGACGCGGTGGTGAACACCAAGAAGGACAAGGCAGCGCGCGTGATGCTCCTTGGAACGCTGCCGGAGGACGTGCTGCTGCAGGTGGCGACGAAGCTCACCGCCAAAGAGGTATGGGACTCCTTGAAGGTGAGGTTCGTCGGCGCCGATCGTGTCCGCACGGCGAGGTTGGCGACGCTGCGCGGGGACTTTGACCGCCTGAAGATGACGGACGGCGAGGCGCTGGACGCGTACGCCGGGAGGCTGGCAGGGATGACGGCGCGGTTCGCGAGCCTAGGAGAGACGTTGGGCGACGCGGTGCTCGTGAAGAAGCTGTTGGACATCGTCCCGGATCGGCTGTTCCCCGTCGTCGCCGGCATCGAGCAGTTTTGCGATGTGACGACCATGGCGTTCGACGAGGCATTCGGACGGCTGCGCGCATTTGACGAGCGGGTTCAGCGTCGTGGACAAGACGGCGGCGAGCGTGGCGGCGAACAGCTGCTGCTGACGGCGGCGCAGTGGGCAGCACgggaggaggccgcggcaacaacaacaagaacattctAA
- the LOC123431506 gene encoding GDSL esterase/lipase APG-like produces MAVRILVVLLICLFVGLTAHGKEALPVVPGIMFFGDSLLSIGSNNYIKTVVKANVAPYGRDFKDHVATGRFSNGKVLSDFIGEKLGFDGSPPAYLSPEASRLNLLIGANFASAGSGYYDDTARIYHVTPLSQQLDYFKEYQSKLAVVAGSNQVQTIISDSLYIISAASNDFGFNYYINPLLFLRENTDQFGDRLIHIFNNTVTQLYTLGARRVGVFSIAPLGCAPLAITVFGLGRSGCVPSLDDDARRFNRKLGAAVDSLSTRYHDLKIAVLDIYTPWHSLATSPGSHGFIEARHGCCGTGLVELTSFLCNPFSIGTCPNATTYVQWDAVHPSEAANKVIADYLAKGINKLLM; encoded by the exons ATGGCCGTGAGGATCTTGGTAGTCTTGCTTATCTGTCTGTTCGTGGGACTAACGGCACATGGGAAGGAAGCCCTGCCGGTTGTGCCGGGGATCATGTTCTTCGGCGACTCGTTGCTCAGCATAGGTAGCAATAATTATATAAAAACCGTGGTGAAAGCAAACGTGGCTCCCTACGGCAGGGACTTCAAAGACCATGTGGCTACAGGGAGGTTTAGCAATGGAAAAGTTCTTAGCGATTTCATAG GCGAAAAGCTAGGGTTTGATGGGTCTCCTCCTGCATACCTCAGCCCGGAGGCATCTCGACTGAATCTTTTGATTGGAGCCAACTTTGCATCAGCTGGATCGGGCTACTACGATGACACAGCACGTATATAT CATGTCACCCCTTTGTCCCAACAACTGGACTACTTCAAAGAGTACCAATCGAAGCTGGCAGTGGTTGCTGGGAGCAACCAGGTTCAGACCATCATCTCAGACTCACTCTACATTATTAGCGCTGCTTCAAATGACTTCGGCTTCAACTACTACATCAACCCTTTGCTCTTCTTGAGAGAGAACACGGACCAGTTCGGTGATCGCCTCATCCACATCTTTAACAACACCGTGACG CAACTTTATACTTTGGGAGCACGGCGTGTCGGTGTTTTCTCGATAGCACCGCTGGGGTGTGCTCCCTTGGCGATCACGGTGTTTGGCCTTGGGAGAAGTGGGTGCGTGCCGAGCCTTGATGACGACGCGCGGAGGTTTAACAGGAAGTTGGGTGCAGCTGTTGACTCACTCTCGACGCGGTACCATGATCTCAAGATTGCGGTCCTGGACATATACACACCTTGGCACAGCCTTGCCACCTCTCCTGGGTCACATG GGTTCATTGAGGCGAGGCACGGATGTTGTGGTACTGGATTAGTGGAGTTAACATCGTTTCTTTGCAACCCTTTCTCCATTGGGACATGTCCAAACGCAACGACATACGTGCAGTGGGACGCCGTCCATCCGTCGGAGGCGGCGAACAAAGTGATCGCAGATTATCTGGCCAAGGGAATCAACAAGCTGCTTATGTAA